The Egibacteraceae bacterium genome includes a region encoding these proteins:
- a CDS encoding AI-2E family transporter, with the protein MAPDSAAEPADAPADERSRAAGHAAAGREAPENASASSPLLKAGRYAWALVGLAALLILAGLAAGRLMLVVVPLVIALFPAALLEPVARWLKRTGMPAALAALLTVLGAILVLVGVFGVLVPVFAAEVPELAESFREGVDDLLAQAPFDVGGMEELLDRARDQLGRAGEYVGGAVEAVTAVFEAVAGVLFGLVVLFFYLKDGGRIAAGIRDLLPARLQRDATEVGRRVWHTLGSYFRGQLLIALVDAVLIGLGLVALGIPLALPLAVLVFFGGLFPIVGAVVTGAVAVVVALAHGGLVTALIVLGLVVGVQQLESNVLEPVVLSKAIALHPLMVIVAITAGAVTLGVLGAFLAVPIAASVGRVVDYLQGRDRADGGGVEEDDEEEGDPEPAMASRA; encoded by the coding sequence ATGGCCCCGGACTCCGCCGCCGAGCCCGCCGACGCGCCCGCCGACGAGCGCTCCCGGGCGGCTGGTCACGCGGCCGCTGGCCGAGAGGCCCCTGAGAACGCCTCGGCGTCGTCGCCGCTGCTGAAGGCGGGGCGCTACGCCTGGGCGCTCGTCGGGCTCGCCGCGCTGCTCATCCTCGCCGGGCTGGCCGCCGGTCGGCTCATGCTCGTCGTCGTGCCGCTCGTCATCGCGCTGTTCCCGGCGGCGCTGCTGGAACCGGTTGCCCGCTGGTTGAAGCGTACGGGGATGCCCGCTGCCCTGGCGGCGCTGCTCACCGTCCTCGGGGCCATCCTCGTGCTCGTCGGCGTGTTCGGCGTGCTCGTCCCGGTGTTCGCCGCGGAGGTGCCCGAGCTCGCCGAGTCGTTCCGCGAGGGCGTCGACGACCTCCTCGCGCAGGCGCCGTTCGACGTCGGCGGGATGGAGGAGCTGCTCGACCGCGCCCGCGACCAGCTCGGGCGGGCGGGCGAGTACGTCGGCGGCGCCGTGGAGGCGGTGACCGCCGTCTTCGAGGCCGTCGCCGGCGTGCTGTTCGGACTCGTCGTGCTGTTCTTCTACCTGAAGGACGGTGGACGGATCGCCGCGGGCATCCGCGACCTGCTGCCCGCGCGCCTGCAACGCGACGCGACGGAGGTCGGTCGCCGCGTCTGGCACACCCTCGGGTCGTACTTCCGCGGGCAGCTGCTCATCGCCCTCGTCGACGCGGTCCTCATCGGTCTCGGCCTGGTCGCGCTCGGCATCCCGCTCGCGCTGCCCCTGGCCGTGCTCGTCTTCTTCGGCGGACTGTTCCCGATCGTCGGGGCGGTGGTTACGGGGGCGGTCGCCGTCGTCGTCGCCCTCGCCCACGGCGGCCTCGTCACCGCGCTCATCGTGCTCGGCCTCGTCGTGGGCGTGCAGCAGCTGGAGAGCAACGTGCTCGAACCCGTCGTCCTCAGCAAGGCCATCGCCCTGCACCCGCTCATGGTCATCGTCGCGATCACCGCTGGCGCGGTCACCTTGGGGGTGCTCGGCGCGTTCCTCGCGGTGCCGATCGCAGCGAGCGTCGGCCGGGTGGTGGACTACCTGCAGGGACGCGACCGCGCCGACGGCGGCGGCGTGGAGGAAGATGACGAGGAGGAGGGCGACCCTGAGCCGGCGATGGCGAGCAGGGCGTAG
- a CDS encoding sucrase ferredoxin, translating to MTRYRCAAEARERDEPRYGTASHVRRWLLLEQPGPWGRDALIESRMPAAVATELESTAADVNARVILIRRTRGRSARQRRCFVVRSDLALVEELVLDDVTDLLDVDLTPLAAGRPVGGTPWLEPLHLVCTNGRHDACCAEYGRPLALALSGAVGERVWECSHIGGDRFAGNLVCFPHGLYFGHVGPAEGPDVALQYERGLIDLDHYRGRSSHSFVVQAAEYFLRSDRDLRHVDDLVFTTRRVIADDAFRVVFADRPGQRWTVDVRVERDSRDQRLTCQATVAARPPRYALLAIAGSGSPSSSSSSSTPPPSARSRPCR from the coding sequence GTGACGCGCTACCGCTGCGCCGCGGAGGCCCGCGAGCGTGACGAGCCCCGCTACGGCACCGCATCGCACGTGCGGCGCTGGCTGCTCCTCGAGCAGCCCGGCCCGTGGGGGCGCGACGCCCTCATCGAGAGCCGGATGCCGGCCGCCGTCGCCACCGAGCTCGAAAGCACCGCCGCCGACGTCAACGCCCGTGTCATCCTCATCCGCAGGACCCGTGGCCGCTCGGCGAGGCAGCGGCGCTGCTTCGTCGTCCGCAGCGACCTCGCACTCGTCGAGGAGCTGGTGCTCGACGACGTGACCGACCTGCTCGACGTCGACCTCACGCCCCTCGCGGCGGGCCGGCCCGTCGGGGGCACACCGTGGCTGGAGCCGCTGCACCTCGTCTGCACGAACGGGCGTCACGACGCCTGCTGCGCCGAGTACGGCCGCCCCCTGGCCCTCGCGCTCTCCGGGGCGGTCGGGGAACGCGTCTGGGAGTGCTCCCACATCGGCGGTGACCGGTTCGCGGGAAACCTCGTGTGCTTCCCGCACGGCCTGTACTTCGGCCACGTCGGGCCGGCGGAAGGGCCGGATGTCGCCCTGCAGTACGAGCGTGGGCTCATCGACCTCGACCACTACCGGGGCCGCTCCTCGCACTCCTTCGTCGTCCAGGCCGCCGAGTACTTCCTCCGCAGCGATCGCGACCTGCGCCACGTCGACGACCTGGTCTTCACCACCCGGCGTGTGATCGCCGACGACGCGTTCCGCGTCGTGTTCGCGGACCGTCCGGGTCAGCGGTGGACCGTCGACGTCCGCGTCGAGCGCGACTCCCGGGACCAGCGGCTGACCTGCCAGGCGACGGTGGCGGCCCGGCCCCCGCGCTACGCCCTGCTCGCCATCGCCGGCTCAGGGTCGCCCTCCTCCTCGTCATCTTCCTCCACGCCGCCGCCGTCGGCGCGGTCGCGTCCCTGCAGGTAG
- a CDS encoding cupin domain-containing protein, producing MGNDPAALARCVGDVDAFLAERWGRRPHRHRSPDGYADLLSIDDVDRIVSASGLRTPAFRLVRGGETLPAASYTRRARIGSRPVTDLADAGRVFALFDEGATIVLQGLQRSWPPLARFCRELETVLTHPVQANAYVTPPVATGLRVHADAHDVFALQTFGRKQWITYTAGDVADLDLALEPGDSLYIPQGVRHAARTVDQPSVHITIGVRAVSWEQVLRDALDGALAVALDDTGRGSLPPGFANDPAAITGAVADRLAALAKQIESLDAPRVAEAAAERFLAERPPLLTGQLRQLLAVGDLDDGTTVVRRPGTFCRVGPPEDGVVRVMLGDRALRLPARVEPALRWVAERNRFTVRDLAGYLDEESRRVLVARLVREALLLIES from the coding sequence ATGGGCAACGACCCGGCGGCGCTCGCCCGCTGTGTCGGCGACGTCGACGCGTTCCTCGCCGAGCGGTGGGGCCGCCGGCCCCACCGCCACCGCTCGCCCGACGGGTACGCGGACCTGCTGTCGATCGACGACGTCGACCGGATCGTGTCGGCGTCGGGGCTGCGCACGCCCGCATTCCGGCTCGTGCGGGGAGGCGAGACGCTGCCGGCCGCGTCCTACACCCGAAGGGCGCGCATCGGCTCACGTCCGGTCACCGACCTCGCCGACGCCGGCCGCGTCTTCGCGCTGTTCGACGAGGGTGCGACGATCGTGCTCCAGGGCCTGCAGCGGTCCTGGCCGCCGCTGGCACGGTTCTGCCGGGAGCTCGAGACCGTCCTCACCCACCCTGTCCAAGCGAACGCCTACGTGACGCCACCCGTGGCGACGGGCCTGCGGGTGCACGCCGACGCCCACGACGTCTTCGCCCTGCAGACGTTCGGTCGCAAGCAGTGGATCACCTACACGGCCGGCGACGTCGCCGACCTCGACCTGGCGCTGGAGCCGGGCGACAGCCTCTACATCCCGCAGGGCGTGCGCCACGCCGCCCGCACTGTCGACCAGCCCTCCGTGCACATCACCATCGGCGTGCGCGCGGTCAGCTGGGAGCAGGTGCTGCGCGACGCGCTCGACGGGGCGCTGGCCGTTGCACTGGACGACACGGGCCGCGGGTCGCTCCCTCCTGGTTTCGCGAACGATCCTGCCGCCATCACCGGCGCGGTGGCCGACCGCCTCGCGGCGCTCGCGAAGCAGATCGAGTCCCTCGACGCACCCAGGGTCGCCGAGGCCGCCGCGGAGCGGTTCCTGGCAGAGCGGCCACCGCTGCTCACCGGTCAGCTGCGCCAGCTGCTCGCGGTCGGCGACCTCGATGACGGGACGACCGTCGTGCGCCGACCGGGGACGTTCTGCCGCGTCGGGCCTCCCGAGGACGGCGTCGTCCGCGTCATGCTCGGCGACCGGGCACTGCGCCTGCCCGCCCGTGTCGAACCGGCGCTGCGGTGGGTGGCCGAACGGAATCGCTTCACCGTACGCGACCTCGCCGGCTACCTCGACGAGGAGAGCCGGCGGGTGCTCGTCGCCCGCCTCGTCCGCGAGGCGCTGCTGCTCATCGAGTCGTGA